A part of Podarcis muralis chromosome 13, rPodMur119.hap1.1, whole genome shotgun sequence genomic DNA contains:
- the LOC114608097 gene encoding GTPase KRas-like, with the protein MTEYKLVVVGAGGVGKSALTIQLIQNHFVDEYDPTIEDSYRKQVVIDGETCLLDILDTAGQEEYSAMRDQYMRTGEGFLCVFAINNTKSFEDVHHYREQINRVKDSDDVPMVLVGNKCDLPSRTVDTKQAQELARSYGIPFVETSAKTRQGVEDAFYTLVREIRKHKEKISNGRKKKSSKRKCIIL; encoded by the exons ATGACAGAATACaaactggtggtggtgggtgcTGGTGGTGTTGGGAAGAGTGCATTGACTATACAGTTGATTCAGAATCACTTTGTGGACGAGTATGATCCCACTATAGAG GATTCATACCGGAAGCAAGTGGTAATCGATGGAGAGACGTGTCTCTTGGATATCTTGGACACAGCTGGGCAAGAGGAGTACAGTGCTATGCGTGACCAGTACATGAGGACAGGAGAAGGCTTCCTCTGTGTCTTTGCAATCAACAACACAAAGTCTTTCGAAGATGTTCACCACTACAG GGAGCAGATCAACCGTGTGAAGGACTCCGATGATGTTCCGATGGTGCTTGTTGGCAATAAATGTGATCTGCCCTCCCGGACGGTGGATACGAAACAAGCCCAGGAGCTTGCCAGAAGCTACGGAATCCCCTTTGTAGAGACCTCTGCCAAAACCAGACAG GGAGTGGAGGATGCTTTCTACACCCTGGTGCGAGAAATCCGAAAACACAAGGAAAAGATCAGCAATGGGCGCAAGAAGAAATCTTCCAAAAGGAAGTGTATTATCCTCTGA